One window of the Terriglobales bacterium genome contains the following:
- the ada gene encoding bifunctional DNA-binding transcriptional regulator/O6-methylguanine-DNA methyltransferase Ada — protein MTTNMAVLKPKQLELVETADAWWQAVERRDASRDGAFVYAVTSTGIFCRPSCASRRPRRENVRFFRQPQEAERAGFRACLRCRPNDAGGNPRLMRVRAICRFIEAHLEEPVTLARLAREFRQSPFHLQRTFKSALGITPRQYADSMRMEWFKRGLQQGRAVTTALYDAGYSSSSRLYERTASQLGMTPDKYRRSAIAVLIRYATTATPLGRLLIAATDQGICHIRLGDSVEELEQGLKREYPFAQRKRDEEKLRPWMEALVRYLEGERMEPRLPLDIQATAFQRRVWEHLQTIPRGRTETYQQVARALGEPKAMRAVGHACATNPVALVIPCHRVVRTDGGLGGYRWGLERKQALLEMEKAP, from the coding sequence ATGACAACCAACATGGCAGTGCTCAAGCCCAAGCAGTTGGAGCTGGTGGAGACCGCGGACGCCTGGTGGCAGGCGGTGGAGCGGCGGGACGCGAGCCGCGACGGCGCCTTCGTTTACGCCGTGACCTCGACCGGGATCTTCTGCCGGCCGTCGTGCGCCTCGCGGCGTCCGCGGCGCGAGAACGTGCGCTTCTTCCGCCAGCCGCAAGAGGCGGAGCGCGCCGGCTTTCGCGCCTGCCTGCGCTGCCGCCCCAACGACGCCGGCGGCAACCCGCGCCTCATGCGGGTGCGCGCCATCTGCCGCTTCATCGAAGCGCATCTCGAGGAGCCGGTGACGCTGGCGCGCCTGGCCCGCGAGTTCCGCCAAAGCCCCTTCCACCTGCAGCGGACGTTCAAGTCGGCGCTGGGCATCACGCCGCGGCAGTATGCCGACTCGATGCGCATGGAGTGGTTCAAGCGTGGGTTGCAGCAGGGCCGCGCCGTGACCACGGCGCTCTACGATGCCGGCTACAGCTCGAGCAGCCGCCTGTACGAGCGCACGGCGTCACAGTTGGGCATGACGCCGGACAAGTATCGCCGCAGCGCCATCGCCGTTCTCATCCGCTATGCGACCACCGCCACGCCGCTGGGCCGGCTGCTGATCGCCGCCACGGACCAGGGCATCTGCCACATCCGCCTGGGCGATTCGGTGGAAGAGTTGGAGCAGGGGCTGAAGCGCGAGTATCCCTTCGCCCAGCGCAAGCGCGACGAGGAGAAGCTGCGGCCGTGGATGGAGGCGCTGGTGCGCTATCTGGAGGGCGAGCGCATGGAGCCGCGGCTGCCGCTCGACATCCAAGCCACCGCCTTCCAGCGGCGCGTCTGGGAGCATCTGCAGACCATTCCCCGCGGCCGCACCGAGACCTACCAGCAAGTCGCCCGGGCGCTGGGCGAACCCAAGGCCATGCGCGCCGTGGGGCACGCCTGCGCGACGAATCCGGTCGCGCTGGTCATCCCATGCCACCGCGTGGTGCGCACCGACGGCGGCCTGGGGGGATACCGCTGGGGCCTCGAGAGGAAGCAGGCGCTGCTGGAGATGGAAAAGGCGCCGTAG